One Drosophila virilis strain 15010-1051.87 chromosome 5, Dvir_AGI_RSII-ME, whole genome shotgun sequence DNA window includes the following coding sequences:
- the Prp38 gene encoding pre-mRNA-splicing factor 38, translating into MANRTVKEAKNVHGTNPQYLIEKIIRSRIYDSKYWKEQCFALTAELLVDKAMELRFVGGVYGGNIKPTQFLCLTLKMLQIQPEKDIVVEFIKNEEFKYVRALGAFYLRLTGAAIDCYKYLEPLYIDNRKLRRQNRAGQFEIVYMDEYIDELLRNDRVCDIILPRIQKRSILEENNELEPKVSVLDEDLDDEVPSEDEAKDSEDQESTRQKNSSTTSVRRPRRGRSKSKSRSRERDRDRRGAPSSNARSRDYYDELEEYDRQRNRVRNRDTQNHSTNYNDDYDRRQSGRNENRRDGERDRRDRDRERERERERHGDRERDRNGERERNGERERNGERERERERERSSRYEHRDRDSRNERERRRY; encoded by the coding sequence ATGGCAAATCGCACAGTTAAAGAGGCGAAAAACGTGCACGGCACCAATCCGCAGTATCTCATCGAGAAGATCATACGTTCACGCATCTATGATTCCAAGTACTGGAAGGAGCAATGCTTTGCACTTACCGCTGAACTGCTGGTGGACAAGGCCATGGAGCTGCGTTTCGTTGGCGGCGTCTACGGCGGCAACATCAAGCCGACCCAGTTCCTGTGCCTCACACTGAAAATGCTGCAAATCCAGCCGGAGAAGGACATTGTTGTGGAGTTCATCAAGAATGAGGAGTTCAAATATGTACGCGCTCTGGGCGCCTTCTATTTGCGCCTCACCGGCGCGGCCATCGACTGCTACAAATATCTCGAACCCCTCTACATAGACAATCGGAAGCTGCGTCGACAAAATCGCGCCGGACAGTTCGAGATCGTCTATATGGACGAGTATATAGATGAGCTGTTGCGCAATGATCGTGTGTGTGACATTATATTGCCGCGCATACAGAAGCGTTCCATACTGGAGGAGAATAATGAACTGGAGCCCAAGGTGTCGGTGCTGGACGAGGATCTGGATGACGAGGTGCCCAGCGAGGATGAGGCCAAAGACTCTGAGGACCAGGAGTCCACTCGCCAGAAGAACAGTTCGACGACTTCAGTGCGACGTCCCCGTCGGGGCCGCTCCAAATCGAAATCGCGCAGTCGAGAGCGGGACAGAGACAGGCGCGGTGCACCGAGCAGCAATGCACGCTCCAGGGACTACTACGATGAACTGGAGGAATATGACCGCCAGCGCAATCGTGTGCGCAACCGGGACACACAGAACCACAGCACCAACTACAACGACGACTACGATCGCCGGCAATCTGGACGCAATGAGAACAGGCGGGACGGAGAACGCGACAGACGAGATAGGGATCGCGAGCGGGAACGAGAACGTGAACGACATGGGGACAGAGAACGCGACCGGAATGGTGAGCGAGAACGGAACGG
- the shrb gene encoding charged multivesicular body protein 4, giving the protein MSFFGKMFGAKKEVAPTTGEAIQKLRETENMLIKKQEFLESKIEEELNTARKNASKNKRVALQALKKKKRLEKQLQQIDGTLSTIEMQREALESANTNTAVLTTMKNAADALKSAHQNMDVDKVHDMMDDIAEQQDVAREISDAISNPVAFGADLDDEDLERELDELEQENFDKEIIGIPEPTPTLPEAPTEDLPEKAKEKKKATVASATKPEDDDDPVMQQLLSWAN; this is encoded by the exons atgAGCTTCTTTGGGAAAATGTTTGGTGCCAAAAAGGAGGTGGCCCCAACGACGGGCGAGGCGATACAGAAGCTGCGCGAGACCGAGAACATGTTGatcaaaaaacaggaatttCTCGAGTCCAAAATCGAGGAAGAGTTAAATACAGCACGAAAAAATGcatccaaaaacaaaagag TGGCTCTGCAGGCGCTCAAAAAGAAGAAGCGATTGGagaagcagctgcaacaaatcGATGGCACCCTCTCCACGATCGAGATGCAGCGCGAGGCTCTGGAGAGCGCCAACACGAATACTGCCGTATTGACCACCATGAAGAACGCCGCGGATGCGCTCAAATCCGCGCACCAGAACAT GGATGTGGACAAGGTGCACGATATGATGGATGACATTGCCGAGCAACAGGATGTGGCGCGCGAAATTTCTGATGCCATTTCGAATCCGGTCGCCTTTGGCGCCGATCTCGATGATGAGGATCTCGAGCGGGAACTCGATGAACTGGAGCAGGAGAACTTTGATAAGGAAATTATTGGCATACCAGAGCCAACGCCCACGTTGCCAGAAGCGCCAACCGAAGATTTGCCCGAGAAGGCcaaggaaaagaaaaaggcAACCGTTGCGTCGGCCACCAAGCCAGAGGATGATG ATGATCCAGTTATGCAGCAATTGTTGTCTTGGGCCAACTAA
- the LOC26531467 gene encoding uncharacterized protein, which translates to MCKYVLIAVALMCVLQLGMVQATFDFSNVDLVNFEYFKNLDSPEAHPLLVHFQKKKAVLDYIERLFLGNSPFQQPSEIPFDPHFGRAWRPTYERKFGRRGERLIAALGSGYSLRQLRHFGAIPREYGTS; encoded by the exons ATGTGCAAATACGTCTTAATTGCAGTCGCCCTAATG TGCGTGCTGCAGCTGGGCATGGTGCAGGCCACCTTCGACTTCTCGAACGTGGATCTGGTCAATTTCGAGTACTTCAAGAATCTGGACTCGCCGGAGGCGCATCCGCTGCTGGTGCACTTCCAGAAGAAGAAGGCCGTCCTGGACTATATTGAGCGCCTCTTTCTGGGCAATTCACCCTTCCAGCAGCCCAGCGAAATACCCTTCGATCCGCACTTCGGACGCGCCTGGCGCCCCACGTACGAGCGCAAATTCGGACGACGCGGCGAGCGGCTGATCGCGGCGCTCGGCTCCGGCTACTCGCTGCGCCAGCTGCGCCACTTTGGCGCCATACCCAGGGAATACGGCacgagctga
- the LOC6635886 gene encoding U6 snRNA-associated Sm-like protein LSm6, protein MSRKEALSQFINQIHGRPVAVKLNNGVDYRGVLACLDGYMNIALDQTEEYVNGQLKNKYGDAFIRGNNVLYISTQKRRV, encoded by the exons ATGTCACGCAAGGAGGCACTGTCACAGTTCATTAATCAAATACACGGCCGACCCGTGGCCGTAAAGCTAAACAACGGCGTGGACTACAGAG GCGTTTTGGCCTGCTTGGATGGCTACATGAACATCGCACTGGACCAGACCGAGGAGTACGTCAACGGGCAGCTGAAGAACAAATACGGCGACGCCTTCATCCGCGGCAACAATGTGCTCTACATATCCACACAGAAGCGTCGCgtgtaa